A single Fusarium oxysporum Fo47 chromosome IV, complete sequence DNA region contains:
- a CDS encoding uncharacterized protein (expressed protein), which produces MAIDGLLASLIYLDDTRSSANHVPNAELRDMARWQAILDFRIEVEQYWDALTNITQTEDLPGLDSLLKAFPTPVHLYEVAIFTFRNTLTGPEPDSLENIFAICSLSYVDSICSRRTGKPVIDNIFRDINIWRDSIGDPQHRQLFNDLIQRLWGGGGDITTSPFQTEESLRSASQPFGDPGYISPQSATMQDISLFGDLPDPFWSGLFDMPGSLFGPNYR; this is translated from the coding sequence ATGGCAATTGATGGTTTGCTGGCAAGCCTGATTTATCTCGATGACACAAGATCCAGTGCCAATCATGTCCCCAACGCAGAATTACGGGACATGGCACGTTGGCAAGCCATTCTTGACTTTCGGATTGAGGTCGAGCAATACTGGGATGCTCTGACCAACATTACACAGACAGAAGATCTTCCCGGCCTCGACAGCTTACTTAAAGCATTCCCTACTCCCGTTCATCTGTACGAAGTGGCTATCTTCACCTTTCGCAACACCTTAACGGGCCCAGAGCCTGATTCTCTAGAGAACATATTTGCGATTTGTAGCTTATCCTATGTTGATTCAATATGCTCCCGAAGAACGGGCAAGCCAGTTATTGACAACATTTTCCGCGACATCAATATCTGGCGGGACTCAATTGGTGatcctcagcatcgtcaattGTTCAACGATCTCATTCAACGGCTTTGGGGCGGCGGCGGAGATATAACAACATCCCCGTTCCAAACAGAAGAATCCTTGCGTTCAGCCTCTCAGCCTTTCGGTGATCCGGGCTACATATCACCTCAGAGTGCAACCATGCAAGACATCTCATTGTTCGGCGATCTTCCCGACCCGTTCTGGAGCGGTCTTTTCGACATGCCAGGCTCCCTCTTCGGGCCTAATTACAGATGA
- a CDS encoding tRNA synthetases class II-domain-containing protein translates to MALPLSRCRASLRLSTYTLSLIPLRARQFLPRSFSQSSIAYSKTQPTKDDVLNLWDQYSNAGIPTTPGLNGQYAGFMNKRRNMSSKLSFADLVLPSGEVIQLCADSTKYPEASALFRSIRATSPVVVSTESEANTSPDAEKQSSKRTFYVKDIRPLNDVQQNLIVTPDVIFPDTKRHYQLRHHPELLARLQFRSWLKGQLTAGLQDKGFTDIETPTLFKSTPEGAREFLVPTRRPGYAYALTQSPQQYKQVLMASGVSRYMQWARCYRDEDARTDRQPEFTQLDMEWAFANAEVVRKDVTDIVLRSLEALRPAHSYKTIRGSRVPVVSDIPEGSRPADEPVQHKVTTLTFQDCISMYGTDKPDLRLPGRIYAIPNEMCEQFASMMTYLQDPLIEAFHIPVKDLDDDIPRPKRFTEQFIESLPKHLRENKDGMPVILVCDSRQPRGGFSSLGVECDEIVNIATGGKGVLEGDILVFQAREKPKGQYYRASTAIGEIRNELYRKLLSNGLVEDLPAPGTPESMQFVWVTDFPMFKPTGEDNDPGQEGSAGIAAAHHPFTAPKSKHDLELLFTDPLQAKSAAYDLVLNGVEVGGGSERIHIPTVQEFIMRDILKMKDSRIEDFAHLFDALRAGCPPHAGFALGFDRLVALLTDTTTVRDVIAFPKTMKGDDPFVKAPTRVTAEQLAPYGLQLRGKQ, encoded by the exons ATGGCGCTCCCTCTCTCTCGCTGTCGCGCCTCTTTGCGCCTCAGCACATACACTCTATCTTTGATCCCCCTGCGCGCACGGCAATTTCTCCCCCGAAGCTTTAGCCAATCCTCCATCGCCTACTCAAAAACTCAGCCCACGAAAGACGACGTTCTCAACCTCTGGGATCAGT ATAGCAATGCGGGTATACCGACAACTCCCGGTCTCAATGGACAGTACGCGGGGTTCATGAATAAGAGGAGGAACATGTCTTCGAAGCTCTCGTTCGCCGATCTCGTTCTACCATCAGGCGAGGTTATTCAGCTATGCGCCGACTCAACGAAATATCCCGAAGCCTCTGCCCTCTTTCGAAGTATTCGCGCAACAAGTCCAGTCGTCGTTAGCACCGAGAGTGAAGCGAATACAAGCCCAGACGCCGAGAAGCAATCCTCCAAGCGAACCTTTTACGTTAAGGACATTCGACCATTGAACGATGTGCAGCAAAATCTCATCGTAACGCCCGACGTCATATTCCCCGATACCAAGCGCCATTACCAACTGCGCCATCACCCAGAGTTGCTAGCAAGACTTCAATTCCGATCGTGGCTCAAGGGACAATTGACAGCTGGCCTGCAAGACAAGGGCTTCACAGATATCGAGACGCCGACACTATTCAAGTCAACACCCGAAGGTGCACGAGAATTCCTCGTACCAACCCGCAGACCCGGTTACGCATATGCTCTCACACAAAGTCCTCAGCAGTACAAGCAGGTTCTTATGGCGAGTGGAGTTTCGCGATACATGCAGTGGGCGCGCTGTTATCGTGATGAGGACGCTCGCACGGATCGGCAGCCAGAGTTTACACAACTTGATATGGAGTGGGCGTTTGCGAATGCTGAGGTGGTGAGGAAGGATGTTACGGATATTGTGCTACGGTCGCTTGAGGCTTTGCGACCTGCGCATAGCTACAAGACCATCCGAGGAAGCCGTGTGCCTGTAGTTTCGGACATTCCTGAAGGTTCTCGTCCTGCTGATGAACCGGTTCAGCACAAGGTCACGACACTTACGTTCCAGGATTGCATTTCGATGTACGGAACTGACAAGCCAGACTTGCGCCTCCCAGGAAGA ATTTACGCGATACCAAACGAAATGTGCGAACAATTCGCCAGCATGATGACATACCTCCAAGATCCCCTGATCGAAGCCTTCCATATCCCCGTTAAAGATCTTGACGATGACATTCCAAGGCCAAAACGCTTCACCGAACAGTTCATTGAATCACTACCGAAACATCTCCGCGAGAATAAAGACGGAATGCCAGTGATACTAGTCTGCGACTCCAGGCAACCCCGCGGCGGCTTCTCTTCACTCGGTGTAGAGTGCGATGAGATTGTCAATATCGCAACTGGTGGAAAGGGTGTCCTTGAGGGTGACATTCTCGTCTTCCAAGCGCGTGAGAAGCCAAAGGGTCAGTATTACCGTGCTTCTACAGCAATTGGTGAAATCCGCAATGAGTTGTACAGGAAGCTTCTTAGCAACGGTCTCGTAGAAGACCTGCCCGCACCTGGTACACCCGAGTCAATGCAATTCGTCTGGGTAACCGACTTTCCCATGTTCAAGCCCACCGGCGAGGACAACGATCCAGGTCAAGAAGGCTCCGCCGGCATCGCAGCAGCGCACCACCCCTTCACAGCCCCTAAATCGAAACACGATCTCGAACTTCTCTTCACAGACCCGTTACAGGCCAAGAGCGCAGCATACGATCTCGTCCTCAACGGCGTAGAAGTCGGCGGCGGCAGTGAGCGTATCCACATACCTACCGTGCAGGAGTTCATTATGCGGGATAtcctcaagatgaaggataGTAGGATTGAGGACTTTGCGCATTTGTTTGATGCGCTTAGGGCAGGGTGTCCGCCGCATGCGGGATTTGCGCTGGGCTTTGATCGGTTGGTTGCGCTTTTGACGGACACGACTACTGTGAGGGATGTTATTGCGTTCCCGAAGACGATGAAGGGTGATGATCCGTTTGTCAAGGCGCCGACGAGGGTTACGGCGGAACAGCTTGCGCCGTACGGGTTGCAGTTGAGGGGTAAGCAGTGA